GCTTTTGGACAGTCCTTTCTGTCACACATCACCAGCTCGCCTCCCTCTCCGCAGCGAAAACAGAAGTATTCGTGAGTGTGTTTGCCCTCCGGCCGCAGCTTCCGCTTCTTCGGCTTCAGCTTGGCGTTCCTggccttctcctctttctccatcaccACAGCACTCTGGAGGACACATGACAAGAAGATGACAATGGCATCAAACACAGCTTTCCAGAAGTCACTCTAGAACTAGAACTCTAGGACGATGAGGAGAGGTACACGTCCTCACCGATGGCTGCACCCCGAGGAATCCAGAGCAGTTGTCTGACCCACAGTGACAAGACGTTCTCCTGTTGCCCACACAGTGCAGGTTGTAGTTGAatgtcagctctgtgtctgcaggaacACCAGGGACAAGATTCACATCAAATGGATCATCGGGCTTGATCTCAGTGCATGTCACACATAAGTAGGAATGTAACAGGGTACATGTGAACTCACTGGGCTCGATATCACAGAGGGCAAAGAGTCCAATGCGAACGTCTCCGTTTACCGTCCacttctgtgtttcacagtttgggctgcagctgtggttcATAAACCGAGATGAGTTTCCTTTTGGGCCGGCATCTATCACGCGATCCTACGATGAAGAGAGATTAAGAGAGAGACATTAAGACACCAGACCTGAAGAAAcgcctctctgctctctctgctgaccaatgtttcagtgtcagtgacGTTACCTTGGTGAGGGTGAGCATGTAGAAGTTGGTCACGTGATTTTCATGGGCGCGTTTGATTCGCTGCTGGCACTCCTCTGAGTCGATCACCTCTcccacatattcacacacaaagtCCCCCTGGAGGAAACAACAAACCAAGTTCTGTATATGTGATCATACTGTAGGAAGCTGGTTCACACAAAAGCTTGACTGTGTAGCTATCCATGATTTAGAACTGCTTCACTTCACATTAAAGATGAAAGTAAATAAGACTGACAAGCTgatgtggttttcagtgaatgGACTGGCCATTAAGCATTAAACACCCACCTTCCTGAGGGCCTGGCAGGTCCTGAGGCCCCAGCCACGGCCGTCTGTCTTTACCACTTCCGTCTCTGCATACAGCCGCTTGGAGAAACACTGGTTCTCACAGTTATCTCCTGCAGGGCACACCTGAcaacaaaatataaagaaagTTAAGAGGTGCGATTTCTCATGACGGTCTCGCTTTTGTTATTGCTCAAAGAAATTAGCTTAACAAACAGTAAGAAACATGCGCACAGACCTGCGGATGACACTCGTACTGCAGCATACGGTTGAGACACTGGGAGTTGATGCTGCAGGGATGCTCATCTGTTGGTCTGCAGTTGCACCGTTGGATTTCTGACAAGTCGGCTACATGCACCTGCACTTTCCCTACTGGTTTGTTGGACTGggacaggaaaacacagcaccaATAGAATAAGTAAGAACATTGAAGACTTACTGGAGAGAGATTCAACATATACACTTTCTGGGCTATTTGTCATGggttaaatattaaaatgacacTACCTTGATGAATTTGTAGGGTGGAGGTTTGCGAGAGTTGCGTTCCTGCTCTAGAGcctccctgctctccctctgtgcctTAAGCTCCTGAAACCGCCGAGCGGCTTCTTccagagctaaaaaaaaacaacaacaataccTCAGAAATCCATCCTTCTTACAGCTTAAAAGGATGAAATCGCAATAGATTTGCCTTAAAAGTAGAAGGAAATTACCTTTCTTGAAggttttgttgatgttgatctGACCCGTGACAAAGTTCTTGTCATTCTCCACGTAGGGGAAGACGCGGCCCTGGTTGATCCAATAGTAGTCGTGGGAgccaaagaagaagacaggGAAGTCACCGATATCGTGGCGAAGGCTCTGAATGTTTGATGGCACCAAGCGAGGGTTGCAGATCTCTGCTGGCCACCATCTGCAAGGGGACAAGACAGGTGGATTGTTCAGTGAGGAGAAGAGACAAGTGTggtaaaaacaaatgagaaaacccACAATCTAAAGTTATTATAGCCTGAGGGTAGTGTCACACCTGCAGAATACTGTTCAAACAGGACTTCTCGTCTTTGTTTTATGAGAATTTGTTTCTGGCGATATAAATTGCTCCTTAACTTCCTGCAAAATTATAGCTTCATGTTTGTGAAACTCTGTTttttacattatcatttttcTTAAATGGAAGAGACATCATTTGCGTCCCCTTACCACATTTTAATACCATGCATGCAGACTAGAAACTCCTGCAGAAATATTAAAGAGCATGGCTGACTGTCAGTGTGACACAGGAAAACAGcactgctgtgctctgctcAATGTTTCCTGAATACCTGCATCTATAATGTCACatcctgtttcagtgtcaggTGCAAAGCAGATTCGTCTTGCTGCACTTAAGACAGGTGCCACTCTATAGTTTTATTAATGTCAACTAATGCtatgaaaataccaaaaaccAACTATACATTAGTCCATCTCCAACCTGTCTCTGATTCTCAGCCTGTTTGTTCCAAAAGACGTCAGAAATCTTGAAAAACGGGTCACATACAAAATTTACTCAAACCGgagaaaaaatgcatttgtctgggattattttcagctgtgtatGGATACACAtggtgagtatttacagcagcaggacggtgtatGTGGAATTGAGTCAAAAGCAACCACAGTGTCATATTCACTGTAACACAGGGACTTGTCAGCCAGTGCAACGGTGTGGCTAAATTATGTGTTCTTACtggtttttggacaacaatggagctttGTGGCACaaaggaataagatatatcagaATCGGTCTACACAGACAACACTTGTTAGTTGGATCAATCTTTTgatggttttggtcttttcatggaatttTTGATaacaagagaaacagagagcatcagcagacttatcctttaaatGTAACCATACCATAAACTGACATTGGCACAAGCCTCAGCAGTCTATGATCAGTGCTCTCTGCGTACCTGTAGTTGCCCAGTTTGACCCAGACAATTTGTTTGTAGTGAGGTTTCTTCCCTGCCCTGCAATCACTGCAGGACCACGGCCCCTCCGGCATCTCCATCTCCAGACACTCCGGGTGGAAGGAAGCCGGGCATGAGTCGCAGCACAGCAACTTGCCTCCTACATTTGTATGGAtgtacacatgtgtgtgtgtgtgtgtgtgtgtgtgtgtaagagagtgtgagagagtgagtgtgtgtgtgtgtgtgtgtgtgtgtgtgtgtgtgtgtgtgtgtgtgcatgcgttgTGGGAAATTGATAtgcaaagagaggaggagtgtaTGATTAGGTGATGCACCTTAAAACCTGGACAAACTCTGAATCTCATTTGCAGACAAGCCTAAGAGAAGTAGAAATACTACAAAGCCTACAAATACAGTACCAGGTCATAGTTTTCCAGCAAAATTAAATTTAGAAAAACTCAGGCCAGGAGCTTTTTGATTGACTGAAGGCTCCTGCCGTACTATGTGACAAAAGACTGAACATGGTCGGAAACCCAGTCACAAGTTTTATTGCAGCAGTTACAGCATGTCTGGTAATCAGATTCAGAGCACTGTACCAAGACCAGTCTATGGGAAAGACATGCGGCAGCACAGGAATAAAACCAGCCAGCAAGTTAACAGTTAATCAGGGTTATACTCAAATAAATTATTGGCAAAAAGCAGGCATGCAGTCCTGCCAGTAAAGCAAACTTTTCCCATCACACATATCACATCCTGAAGAGACCAGCTTGTATGGAATCTTAGATTTTTATAAAACTGCaatttgcaaaatgtttttttgaagTGATTAAGTTTCCCTGTTCTTGCACTTGGGAACTCATATTTGCTTAATTGTACTCAAATCTAGTCCTGATTTGGGATTATATTCCATCCAAGGCAGGTCAAAGCTCAAGAAAATGGGGTGAGCcaaaatttcatttcatcagaaagtttcagtcaaaaataaaactcagctgcagtcagcataAAAGAGGTGAGGCTGGACAAGGCCTTTCAAATCAAAACCAAGCCCAGAGTGCTGAAGCAGAGAAGCAGTGAGCCACCAGCAGCGATAAGCTCCACAAGCCACAGACAGAACCTGAGCTAATCCAGAGCGTCCTGCATCAGGGCATCATACAGCAGTTTCAGACTGGAGGTTTGATAACcaattttatttccatttagAGCAACTTTACTGCAGAGATGTACATCCAGATTGGCTGTTCATGCACAGCACGAACCAATCTCACAATGGGCCTCGTGCAAGAACCACAGTACGAACAGATCCAAAGCGACTGAAGAGAACAAGTCATGAATGGATAGTCGGTTTTTCTCCACGGGaagaaaaaatcaaaatgtcttcatcagCTTAAGTTAGTTGTTTACTTCAATAGACCAGATTTTTACTGAATGGTATTTCTGGCAagattttatgattttattggCATATTTTAGAAAATCCTCCATGGCACCTAACAGCGTACCATCACCCGCTGAATAATATTCCCTCATCCATCTCTGTGATGTCGCCTCCTCTAAGTCATGGACCACTTTGTTGTAGTGAGATATTTACTAGCATAAACCATTCCCTCTAAATGTGGAGGTAAATAAGCTCATGAGCTCAACCAGAGGCAGGGGATATATGACCCAGACCCTGTGTTTAGGTCACATGATGACACCTGGGAAAGTTCCACCTGCTGCAGAAGGCCATGGCTGCTGGCAGTTCCTGGGGAACGGCTAAATAAGTGAACTTTGAGTTTAGAGTTTTATTCAcaacattcattttttgtttcCGTCTCAGTGCAGCGCTGCTCCGATGACACATCGCTGGCAGTTGCATTAATATTTTCTTAGAATTTTGGGTCCCCTAATACCACTGCTGACACTGCCAAACATGTTCTGGTTTTGTCTGCTGATTTCTGACAGCAGGTGATGAAGCTTTTCTATATATTTCTGAATGAAAGTTGCCCACAAATGAAGGCGAGCACATGGCCTTCCTTCGATTTGGGGACATCAATTATGCTAAGGCTGATCCAGTGAGCAGGTGACATTCACGAGAAACAATCCTTTTAACTTGTCATAGTGGGACAAGCACAGGCATTACTAACAACATTAATGGTGGCTGTTCTATTCAGGTGTCCCTGGGAGTCATGACAGTGTTACAgggagccagcatgcacaatagcaggaccctgaaactgaagcagctaagcTGAGTTAATTTTGttattcacacctgtgcttttccaactgcgacatgtcaaaatgtctgtgaaaagGGGAAATTTACAAAAAGCCTGGTTCGGTACACCCAACCCTTCATGTTCCCTCTAAAAAAATACGAGATTTGGAAATAATAACACCAACtgttcttgcatgaggcccaTTGTCTCTGTTAATGTGTCAGGAACTTGGCTGAGGTTACTTTGCGCCACTCTGCATTCAAATTAACTGCACATGAAACCAGTTAATTAATTTTGCACCTCGAGgctttgaaatgaaagatgCGTACAAAGGGGAAACTAAATCAGAACGGGAGCaggcacaacacaaacacagaccagtgggacaaaggagaaagagaaaaactgtgCAGTTACCTTTCCCAACATTCTTTTTGGTAGCTGACGAAGGAGAGGGAATCATAGGTAATTTCAACTCAGCACGATTTGACTCAGTCAGAAGGTAGTGGGACTTATAGGCATATGAACTTAATATGGTGTCAGTAAGGTCTTGCACTAACAGCCCTACacaagacacacaggaagagacGGGGGGTAAGCCGCAGTCAAACTAGAAAATTACCCAAAATtcacaaaaagaagagaaagaacaaactCTCACGcacagtctctctcacacacatgcacacacacacacagaagaaacaagTAAAACAAGGTTTGTCCCGACACAAAGAGGCCAAACAATGCACTCAACTTCAACAGGCAAAACATCCGATCTAAACTCATCACCATCCACGACGGATGGGATTCTATTAAGTGGAGTGCAGTGTAACAGCCTGGATCATTCACAGTATTAGTATcgtgatggaaaacaaacattacatttcacAACACTGCTATTCATGAACAACAATGCCAAACACGAAACATGTAAcattaaaaagataaaatagtcaaacacaaaatatctAAAAGAAGTATGTGAGTTTTCATGAGATGATACCACAGCAAAATGGTTTTactccaaaataaaaaaaaactgtaaacatgGAGGCTGATCAGGTCCTGTTGATACTCCAATATGAGGTGCAAGTGATCTTTTATCACAGGACTGAAATCAGCCGGTGGAGGCAAAAACATCAAGCGTGGGGTAATTAAGCACGTCTGCAtcagtctgctctgtctgttcaGGGTCACTGGTGGATTGCAGCTGTGGGAGAGGAAGGCCGTTAGTGTGTACAGTTGTGAGAGCTTACCTCTGGCACACAGGAAGCACCAGCCCACGTTGACAGGGGAGGTGAGGAGGCCGTTCCTCTTGGCGCTGCCGTGGCTGCTGCAGATCATGATGTGGTGGGTGAGGACGACGCTGCCTGCCGCGACGCAACTGTCTCCTGTGTGGTAGGCCACCGGACAGCGGATACAACGCATCAGACGACCTGGGcgggaagcagaggagagggggagaggactCAGTGAGCGTCACACCAGTCATGTAGCTGTGATACAGTACAGGACACAGAGTCGTAAAAAAGAGTTTTTATAATAAATGAGGTCAGATTCCTTTATGGGTTCCAGCTGTAATTAAAGGAAATTAGAAgggaagaaaacatgaacactTGGTGCTTTTTAAGGCTTCAGACTTCAGTCTGTCAACACTCAACATTCACACTTGTTTCCAACAGTATTCCCCTTTCACACTGGACGTAAAACCCAcaaacatctggcttttgtcttcagtgggacAGGGTACAATCGTCATTCACTCCCAGGTCACATGACTCTGCAGTAATCACAGGAATCTATCGGCTCCAGCTCCGATcggcagtgatggaaacatgacaccCGGGTGAACACGCTCATTTTTGCAACTTTTCAGGTGCAATGCCATGACCCGTGTTGACGTTCCAGATGTTGGCACACAAATATCCAAGaacatcatttattcttttttacagtttatgtgAACAATGTGCGCAGCCAATTTTGTTCTTCATATCAACGCTGGATAGACAGCGAGGTGAGAGGGCACATCCTATTTCAAGGGGTTCAGTCGGTACTGAGTTACAGTACTTACAGTACGGCCACAATCAGACACAACTAGCTTTAATCTTGCCAGGTGTCAAAGACGCAAATTATACTTGGATGTTCTTGGCAAGAATACGTCATCATATATTCTGCCGgaaatgcagcacatttcagtCAAGGTAAAGTGGCACCATTTTGTTGGTCCTCTCTTCCTCAGTCTAATTTCCCTCAAGAAAAACACACTATGTCTTATTTGCACTTGCACGTTTCTTTCATACATTCTAACAGGGAAGTACAGCCTTGAATCttgcatttcagcttttttgtaTTGGTCAATAACATCAGCTAGAAACCATAATGGAACATGACAGTTTCGTTTTTCAGAACAGAACACTGACATAGCAGCAGCTTCTACTGCAGACTCAAACAGGAAATCAGAGAAGCTGCAAAACCAAGCAGAAGCCATTTTACCTTTAGTGGCTCGTTGCAGGTCTCTCTCCAGGCAGCAGGTAGAGCAGCTGTGCTGGGGGCAGCTGAAGCCTCCGCCTGTACTGCCGGTGGTGCCTGGGAGCTTACGGACACAATCCTCATGGTAGTAACAACCACAGCCGGACACAGAGCAGCGCGTCACCTCCCGGCCTGCTGTTTTACAGCTAAAACAAGGATGATTGCCTGAAAAAGAATGGCAGAGAGTCTGTGATAGTAAAGAGCAAACACAACTGGTGTAAAAGGGAACCCGTATTCTGATTCGCTCACCATTTCTACATTCCAGGCATGTGAATCTGCCTTCAGGTAGGGACGTCAGACCAAGACACTCCAGGTGAAACTGTCTGTTACAGTCGCCTTCGCACACCAGCAAACCCTCTCCATACACCTCACAGATCTACAAATAAGCACCAAGTTGGTCAGAGCGTCATATAACTTGACACCTGAAAGCTTTAATAAAAGAGTGTAACAGAGATGGATCATGAGCAGCGCTGACCTGGCAGACGGTGTCTCTCTTGCCAGTGCTGCTGTCCTGACGAGACAAGCCGGAGTCCACAGACTGAGTATCTGAAGcatctgcatctgctgctgctggactaTCAAGACTCTTCCCAAATAAACCCTgtgagataaaaagaaagagcaactactttgatgtgttttgtgtgatttAAGCCAAATGTGTTGGACGACTCGAGTATAGATATCCAGACATGATCAGGGCTGCAAACCAatggttattttcattactaattcattattttctcgattaactgattaatcttTGTCAAAGTGACATTACCAGTATATTCAGATTACACtcataaaaaaaagcaaaaaatatatCTGGAAGCACtgaatttctgtcatttttgcttATAAGACACCTTAAAGAATaaatcaaaacagctgcagatttattttctgttgattcaCGGACTGCTTCAGCTCCAGTTATGATGCTGTCatgagtaaaaaaaacagtccTGCACATTGCTGAAAATGCATaagtaaaagcagaaaatagccAAAGTTCAACAGACACTGATGATTTTTGGTCTTATAAATTTTGCATTATGCAATGTAAACATCTCTGCAAGTAAGAAACATGCTGTGAGTATACTCCAACTTTGGCCTCTGGACGTATGTTTAAACATATCTTGTGTGCGGGAGAAGTGCAGTATTTTTCTCTTTATGCTCGTGGGTCTTTCTCTGGATATTTTCTAAGCCTACCTGTGGGTCGTTGAGGCCTCTGGAGTCAGAATCAGAGGTGTCTCTGTACTGTGAAGAAGCCAACTCCACATCTGTTGACGCCCTGCTTCGTTTCTTCAGGGGCTTGCAGGCATCAGAGATCTCACTGGCTCCTAGAGGATCACAGAGggggagcaaaaaaaaaaaaaaaagaaaaaaagatggatttAAGTTTCTTGAAGTTTAAGGGGTTCCCACCACAGAGGTTCACGGAAGGCATGAAAGAACAGTCTTCTACCTTTCTGTGAACCCGTCCTCAGCGTGGTCTCAGGAGCCATCTCTGCCTGTGGAAGGTTAAACATGGAAACTTCGGTCATCGTGGTGTTAACTTTGATTCAAGCTGGAGCTGATTAGTTGAAGGAAATGTTGCACTAAGGCCATGTTCAGACTGACACTGGCGCTGCATAAAATAATGAAGCCCCTTTGTTCATTTCAACCGGTGTACTGAtacagaggaataaaaaaaaaaggaataaaaaattGAATGTAGGTCAACTTTGCAGCAATGCAATACAGCATTCTATACATTCAAGCACACGCTCCTGGTATATTACTGTGTAAAGAGTAATTCCACTGTTTACCCTACAagtaaacaagaaaatattaTTAACTGAAGCAACATGTCCTAAACAACACCCCTTGTTTTTcgtttttttaatatatatatatatataatactgAAATCAATCTGAACATTACAATCATGCTGTTTCTGGTGTGAACCCTGCATTCTCTGGGAAGGACTGATACCTGTTCctttttggttttcttcttcGGGACGGGatcgctgcctctctctgactCAGACCGGCTCCTGACTGAGCGCCgctgcagcttcctctcctgagaacctgaaaacacagaaaaatattgaGCTGCATCTCGTACTGACTTCAGACGTCAAATattcatcaaaacaaaacaccctGCAGGTCTGCGCTTAACAAACCCTGTGGACTGCTGTGGTGTGATCCAGGAGAGGAGGTCTGCTGcattcctccctcctcactcctctgaCTGGCGGGggagcctctcctctcctcaccctcttcctccccttcttccCCGTCTTCGTCCTCCTCAGGACTGGGCTCAGGTTTagctctgctgtcctgctgaaAGCATCAACAGTTGAAACATCCTCACTGTTAACTCGGTCATGTATAcattcttctgtctgtctgagtcaCACCAACCTCAGGGGAGCAGTACCCCAGGTCTGGCTGCCTagcctctctctccactctctcctccttctcctcctc
This Chaetodon auriga isolate fChaAug3 chromosome 5, fChaAug3.hap1, whole genome shotgun sequence DNA region includes the following protein-coding sequences:
- the nsd3 gene encoding histone-lysine N-methyltransferase NSD3 isoform X2, which translates into the protein MDFSFSFMQGIMGNTIQQPPQLIDSANIRQEGTCDTGSDPGEDGGPSYDAALDAEFSYPPSASEDMSQVSNGYPPGLGMYEPQAKFSMYSQFPNGSANGYGAIRSYGEHGLMPGEGTVLRGPGLQERPLSPVSPPLPTHHPHLHHHHHHPHHHHHTHHFHSNPPHIQTHSHPQSPPPPPLPSQHHLSQTPHIMTHTLPPPPPLHLPSSSPPPSLVDSTPSSQPSHAPSNTPGGVLKKTSSPEIKLKIIKTYQNGKELFESALCGDLLQELQKESQKKEAAQMQRRHERKKEKRKKSARLQLQVQEQSLDQSQTQPGTTGQTEDICIQPEPIETPPAQTEKPQKTVIKTEPKTPKVPKVHHPSVIQETGFCKEFVIGDLVWSKVGTYPWWPCMVSSDPQMKVHTRINTRGHREYHVQFFGSVAERAWIHEKRIVMYQGKQQFDDLQAETLRKATNPVEKHKLLKPIPQRERSQWEVGVGHAEDAFVMTRQERIDNYTFIYVDPDPNDAPPTKKPNIRSEKRNRRSSGSVSKKEDGGVKSPEREQPPRRQLPRRQCSVSNTDDNTNLQASNEEKNQRGDQRKISSPKQNAGCDARARQDSPPPVRAWKTAAARKLLPLSITMKRLNVEITKCDWPLLQKKAAPSPKRDKEEEKEERVEREARQPDLGYCSPEDSRAKPEPSPEEDEDGEEGEEEGEERRGSPASQRSEEGGMQQTSSPGSHHSSPQGSQERKLQRRSVRSRSESERGSDPVPKKKTKKEQAEMAPETTLRTGSQKGASEISDACKPLKKRSRASTDVELASSQYRDTSDSDSRGLNDPQGLFGKSLDSPAAADADASDTQSVDSGLSRQDSSTGKRDTVCQICEVYGEGLLVCEGDCNRQFHLECLGLTSLPEGRFTCLECRNGNHPCFSCKTAGREVTRCSVSGCGCYYHEDCVRKLPGTTGSTGGGFSCPQHSCSTCCLERDLQRATKGRLMRCIRCPVAYHTGDSCVAAGSVVLTHHIMICSSHGSAKRNGLLTSPVNVGWCFLCARGLLVQDLTDTILSSYAYKSHYLLTESNRAELKLPMIPSPSSATKKNVGKGGKLLCCDSCPASFHPECLEMEMPEGPWSCSDCRAGKKPHYKQIVWVKLGNYRWWPAEICNPRLVPSNIQSLRHDIGDFPVFFFGSHDYYWINQGRVFPYVENDKNFVTGQININKTFKKALEEAARRFQELKAQRESREALEQERNSRKPPPYKFIKSNKPVGKVQVHVADLSEIQRCNCRPTDEHPCSINSQCLNRMLQYECHPQVCPAGDNCENQCFSKRLYAETEVVKTDGRGWGLRTCQALRKGDFVCEYVGEVIDSEECQQRIKRAHENHVTNFYMLTLTKDRVIDAGPKGNSSRFMNHSCSPNCETQKWTVNGDVRIGLFALCDIEPNTELTFNYNLHCVGNRRTSCHCGSDNCSGFLGVQPSSAVVMEKEEKARNAKLKPKKRKLRPEGKHTHEYFCFRCGEGGELVMCDRKDCPKAYHLLCLNLTKPPYGRWECPWHDCSVCGAPASSLCDFCPRSFCRDHESGALTPSSLEGRPCCSSHNPVSPLGSNSSSTQPRHSALSPVRVKEEPETEAGQPAAE
- the nsd3 gene encoding histone-lysine N-methyltransferase NSD3 isoform X3, whose translation is MDFSFSFMQGIMGNTIQQPPQLIDSANIRQEGTCDTGSDPGEDGGPSYDAALDAEFSYPPSASEDMSQVSNGYPPGLGMYEPQAKFSMYSQFPNGSANGYGAIRSYGEHGLMPGEGTVLRGPGLQERPLSPVSPPLPTHHPHLHHHHHHPHHHHHTHHFHSNPPHIQTHSHPQSPPPPPLPSQHHLSQTPHIMTHTLPPPPPLHLPSSSPPPSLVDSTPSSQPSHAPSNTPGGVLKKTSSPEIKLKIIKTYQNGKELFESALCGDLLQELQKESQKKEAAQMQRRHERKKEKRKKSARLQLQVQEQSLDQSQTQPGTTGQTEDICIQPEPIETPPAQTEKPQKTVIKTEPKTPKARVPKVHHPSVIQETGFCKEFVIGDLVWSKVGTYPWWPCMVSSDPQMKVHTRINTRGHREYHVQFFGSVAERAWIHEKRIVMYQGKQQFDDLQAETLRKATNPVEKHKLLKPIPQRERSQWEVGVGHAEDAFVMTRQERIDNYTFIYVDPDPNDAPPTKKPNIRSEKRNRRSSGSVSKKEDGGVKSPEREQPPRRQLPRRQCSVSNTDDNTNLQASNEEKNQRGDQRKISSPKQNAGCDARARQDSPPPVRAWKTAAARKLLPLSITMKRLNVEITKCDWPLLQKKAAPSPKRDKEEEKEERVEREARQPDLGYCSPEDSRAKPEPSPEEDEDGEEGEEEGEERRGSPASQRSEEGGMQQTSSPGSHHSSPQGSQERKLQRRSVRSRSESERGSDPVPKKKTKKEQAEMAPETTLRTGSQKGASEISDACKPLKKRSRASTDVELASSQYRDTSDSDSRGLNDPQGLFGKSLDSPAAADADASDTQSVDSGLSRQDSSTGKRDTVCQICEVYGEGLLVCEGDCNRQFHLECLGLTSLPEGRFTCLECRNGNHPCFSCKTAGREVTRCSVSGCGCYYHEDCVRKLPGTTGSTGGGFSCPQHSCSTCCLERDLQRATKGRLMRCIRCPVAYHTGDSCVAAGSVVLTHHIMICSSHGSAKRNGLLTSPVNVGWCFLCARATKKNVGKGGKLLCCDSCPASFHPECLEMEMPEGPWSCSDCRAGKKPHYKQIVWVKLGNYRWWPAEICNPRLVPSNIQSLRHDIGDFPVFFFGSHDYYWINQGRVFPYVENDKNFVTGQININKTFKKALEEAARRFQELKAQRESREALEQERNSRKPPPYKFIKSNKPVGKVQVHVADLSEIQRCNCRPTDEHPCSINSQCLNRMLQYECHPQVCPAGDNCENQCFSKRLYAETEVVKTDGRGWGLRTCQALRKGDFVCEYVGEVIDSEECQQRIKRAHENHVTNFYMLTLTKDRVIDAGPKGNSSRFMNHSCSPNCETQKWTVNGDVRIGLFALCDIEPNTELTFNYNLHCVGNRRTSCHCGSDNCSGFLGVQPSSAVVMEKEEKARNAKLKPKKRKLRPEGKHTHEYFCFRCGEGGELVMCDRKDCPKAYHLLCLNLTKPPYGRWECPWHDCSVCGAPASSLCDFCPRSFCRDHESGALTPSSLEGRPCCSSHNPVSPLGSNSSSTQPRHSALSPVRVKEEPETEAGQPAAE
- the nsd3 gene encoding histone-lysine N-methyltransferase NSD3 isoform X1, whose translation is MDFSFSFMQGIMGNTIQQPPQLIDSANIRQEGTCDTGSDPGEDGGPSYDAALDAEFSYPPSASEDMSQVSNGYPPGLGMYEPQAKFSMYSQFPNGSANGYGAIRSYGEHGLMPGEGTVLRGPGLQERPLSPVSPPLPTHHPHLHHHHHHPHHHHHTHHFHSNPPHIQTHSHPQSPPPPPLPSQHHLSQTPHIMTHTLPPPPPLHLPSSSPPPSLVDSTPSSQPSHAPSNTPGGVLKKTSSPEIKLKIIKTYQNGKELFESALCGDLLQELQKESQKKEAAQMQRRHERKKEKRKKSARLQLQVQEQSLDQSQTQPGTTGQTEDICIQPEPIETPPAQTEKPQKTVIKTEPKTPKARVPKVHHPSVIQETGFCKEFVIGDLVWSKVGTYPWWPCMVSSDPQMKVHTRINTRGHREYHVQFFGSVAERAWIHEKRIVMYQGKQQFDDLQAETLRKATNPVEKHKLLKPIPQRERSQWEVGVGHAEDAFVMTRQERIDNYTFIYVDPDPNDAPPTKKPNIRSEKRNRRSSGSVSKKEDGGVKSPEREQPPRRQLPRRQCSVSNTDDNTNLQASNEEKNQRGDQRKISSPKQNAGCDARARQDSPPPVRAWKTAAARKLLPLSITMKRLNVEITKCDWPLLQKKAAPSPKRDKEEEKEERVEREARQPDLGYCSPEDSRAKPEPSPEEDEDGEEGEEEGEERRGSPASQRSEEGGMQQTSSPGSHHSSPQGSQERKLQRRSVRSRSESERGSDPVPKKKTKKEQAEMAPETTLRTGSQKGASEISDACKPLKKRSRASTDVELASSQYRDTSDSDSRGLNDPQGLFGKSLDSPAAADADASDTQSVDSGLSRQDSSTGKRDTVCQICEVYGEGLLVCEGDCNRQFHLECLGLTSLPEGRFTCLECRNGNHPCFSCKTAGREVTRCSVSGCGCYYHEDCVRKLPGTTGSTGGGFSCPQHSCSTCCLERDLQRATKGRLMRCIRCPVAYHTGDSCVAAGSVVLTHHIMICSSHGSAKRNGLLTSPVNVGWCFLCARGLLVQDLTDTILSSYAYKSHYLLTESNRAELKLPMIPSPSSATKKNVGKGGKLLCCDSCPASFHPECLEMEMPEGPWSCSDCRAGKKPHYKQIVWVKLGNYRWWPAEICNPRLVPSNIQSLRHDIGDFPVFFFGSHDYYWINQGRVFPYVENDKNFVTGQININKTFKKALEEAARRFQELKAQRESREALEQERNSRKPPPYKFIKSNKPVGKVQVHVADLSEIQRCNCRPTDEHPCSINSQCLNRMLQYECHPQVCPAGDNCENQCFSKRLYAETEVVKTDGRGWGLRTCQALRKGDFVCEYVGEVIDSEECQQRIKRAHENHVTNFYMLTLTKDRVIDAGPKGNSSRFMNHSCSPNCETQKWTVNGDVRIGLFALCDIEPNTELTFNYNLHCVGNRRTSCHCGSDNCSGFLGVQPSSAVVMEKEEKARNAKLKPKKRKLRPEGKHTHEYFCFRCGEGGELVMCDRKDCPKAYHLLCLNLTKPPYGRWECPWHDCSVCGAPASSLCDFCPRSFCRDHESGALTPSSLEGRPCCSSHNPVSPLGSNSSSTQPRHSALSPVRVKEEPETEAGQPAAE